The uncultured Bacteroides sp. DNA segment AAATAGGATAACGGAGCTTCAACCGGTCTTCAATCGCCTTAGGACGAAGGTCGAACAATTGATCTATCTTCTTCGCTATTTCTCCATCGGTCAGACTCACGCGACTACGCCCATAAGTGTTTACGTAAATATTAATAGGCTTGGCTACTCCGATAGCATAAGATACTTGTACAAGTATCTCATCGGCCACACCGGCAGCCACCAAATTTTTCGCAATATGGCGAGCAGCATAAGCCGCACTACGGTCTACCTTGCTCGGATCTTTACCCGAGAAAGCTCCACCACCATGAGCACCTTTGCCACCATACGTATCAACAATAATTTTACGACCCGTCAATCCGGTATCTCCATGTGGGCCACCAATCACGAATTTCCCTGTAGGGTTTACATGATAAGTAATAGCATCATCAAACAATGCCAAAATATCGGCATGGCCAATAGAAGCTATCACGCGAGGCATCAATATGCCAATGACGTCTTTGCGTATGATTGCCAACATCTCTTCGTCTGCTTTCAACTGAGCCGCAACCGAATCATCGGCAGGCTGAACAAAGTCGTCGTGCTGAGTAGAGACAACAATGGTATCAATACGTACAGGCGCACCATTATCATTATATTCTATAGTAACCTGACTCTTAGCATCGGGGCGAAGATAGGTCATTTCCTTTTCTTCGCGGCGAATTTCGGCCAAAGCCAAAAGTATTCTATGAGCCAGATCGAGTGACAATGGCATATAGTTTTCCGTTTCATTTGTAGCATAACCAAACATCATACCTTGGTCACCAGCACCTTGATCCATTGGGTCTTCGCGTTCAACGCCACGATTAATATCAGCACTCTGCTCATGAATGGCAGAGAATACACCACATGAATTTCCCTCAAACATATATTCGCCCTTGGTATAGCCTATGCGTTTGATCACATTTCGGGCTACCTCTTGCAGGTCTACATACGCTTCGGATTTCACTTCTCCCGCTAGCACCACCTGTCCGGTAGTAACTAA contains these protein-coding regions:
- the metK gene encoding methionine adenosyltransferase translates to MGYLFTSESVSEGHPDKVADQISDAVLDELLAYDPSSKVACETLVTTGQVVLAGEVKSEAYVDLQEVARNVIKRIGYTKGEYMFEGNSCGVFSAIHEQSADINRGVEREDPMDQGAGDQGMMFGYATNETENYMPLSLDLAHRILLALAEIRREEKEMTYLRPDAKSQVTIEYNDNGAPVRIDTIVVSTQHDDFVQPADDSVAAQLKADEEMLAIIRKDVIGILMPRVIASIGHADILALFDDAITYHVNPTGKFVIGGPHGDTGLTGRKIIVDTYGGKGAHGGGAFSGKDPSKVDRSAAYAARHIAKNLVAAGVADEILVQVSYAIGVAKPINIYVNTYGRSRVSLTDGEIAKKIDQLFDLRPKAIEDRLKLRYPIYSETAAYGHMGREPQVVTKHFHSRYLSDKVLEVELFTWEKLDYVDKVKAAFGL